A single region of the Anopheles funestus chromosome X, idAnoFuneDA-416_04, whole genome shotgun sequence genome encodes:
- the LOC125769393 gene encoding putative nuclease HARBI1 produces MSLGLTPGTSIGITAEQKLAAALRFFATGHFQQGVGKDFHIPMAQSTFSTMLTKVLNSMERKLCSKYIMLDMSEADAEAANQYFNEKSGISGVVMCADGTHIRIKRPNTNEHFYYNRKGVFSINALMICDHQQRIRFVNAKYGGAKHDAHVWNRSPARSFFAAKHRNGNTAFKLLGDSAYPREDWLLIPVRDANPSSADAQYNERHTAGRIIIERTFGVLKSRFRCLAGTRELQYAPSKCVKIINVCCVLHNMCIEHGINS; encoded by the exons ATGTCACTTGGGCTTACTCCTGGTACATCGATTGGTATAACAGCCGAACAAAAATTAGCTGCAGCTCTACGGTTTTTCGCAACAGGTCACTTCCAACAAGGTGTTGGAAAAGATTTCCACATACCAATGGCACAGTCGACGTTTTCTACTATGTTGACCAAGGTTTTGAACAGTATGGAACGGAAGCTATGTTCAAAATACATCATGTTGGATATGTCCGAAGCAGACGCAGAAGCAGCAAACCAGTATTTTAACGAGAAATCTGGAATCAGTGGCGTAGTTATGTGTGCAGATGGGACACACATCAGAATAAAGCGCCCAAATACGAATGAGCATTTCTACTACAATCGCAAAGGAGTTTTCAGTATAAATGCTTTGATG ATATGTGATCACCAGCAAAGAATAAGATTTGTAAATGCAAAATATGGTGGAGCCAAACACGATGCGCATGTATGGAACCGGAGCCCTGCGCGTAGTTTTTTTGCGGCCAAGCATCGCAACGGCAACACAGCCTTTAAGTTGCTAG GTGATTCAGCATATCCAAGAGAAGACTGGTTACTCATACCTGTCAGAGATGCAAATCCGAGCTCTGCAGATGCTCAGTACAACGAACGACACACTGCAGGACGTATTATAATTGAGCGAACGTTTGGAGTTTTAAAGAGCAGATTTCGATGTCTTGCCGGAACACGAGAGCTACAATATGCACCTTCcaaatgtgttaaaataataaatgtatgtTGTGTGCTTCACAACATGTGCATCGAACATGGAATAAATTCATAA